The following coding sequences are from one Wenzhouxiangella sp. AB-CW3 window:
- a CDS encoding DUF354 domain-containing protein gives MKFLIEITHPAHVHFFRNPIEWLAESGHQVKVTSRDKDCTLVLLDELDIPHQCLSVHSGGGSLAMARELLLRNRALANVVREFLPDVMAGVGGTSAAQVGWYLGCPTVVFYNTERAHIQNFLTYPFADRIIVPDAYRGWVPKRKGCRYLGYHELARLHPSRFQPDVSVAIANGLDPEGDTFLIRVVSWNASHDIGLKGWSIDTLKRVVGILRQHGRVLISAEEKLPEELEELAYAGSPDALHHVMGHCRLVVGESATMASEAVVMGVPAVYAAPSFRGYIEQQQERFGLAWHVDRPNPDSISSAILNALETDPRELERRHQRLLEECVDVARMAYDELLYAAGAWGSGTDSTARKG, from the coding sequence TTGAAGTTTCTCATAGAAATTACGCACCCAGCGCACGTCCACTTTTTTCGTAACCCAATTGAGTGGCTGGCTGAGTCTGGCCATCAGGTAAAAGTGACGAGTCGTGACAAGGATTGCACACTGGTGCTTCTAGACGAGCTTGATATTCCCCATCAATGCTTGTCAGTCCACTCCGGCGGTGGAAGTCTGGCTATGGCGAGGGAGCTGCTCCTGAGGAATAGGGCATTGGCCAATGTGGTGCGCGAGTTCTTGCCGGATGTCATGGCAGGGGTCGGTGGAACCTCTGCAGCCCAGGTGGGGTGGTACCTTGGTTGCCCTACCGTAGTCTTTTACAACACGGAACGGGCACACATTCAGAATTTCCTTACATACCCCTTTGCGGATCGAATAATTGTTCCCGACGCTTACCGTGGTTGGGTTCCAAAGAGAAAGGGGTGCCGATATCTTGGCTATCATGAATTGGCAAGGCTCCACCCTTCCCGTTTTCAGCCCGATGTTTCGGTTGCCATAGCCAATGGATTGGATCCTGAAGGCGATACGTTTCTAATAAGGGTAGTCTCATGGAATGCGAGTCATGATATCGGTCTCAAGGGCTGGAGTATCGATACACTCAAAAGGGTTGTGGGTATTTTGCGTCAACATGGGCGAGTTCTCATCTCTGCAGAAGAAAAGCTTCCCGAGGAGCTTGAAGAGCTGGCTTATGCCGGTAGTCCAGATGCTCTTCATCATGTTATGGGTCATTGCCGGCTGGTTGTCGGTGAGAGCGCAACCATGGCATCAGAGGCTGTAGTAATGGGCGTTCCGGCGGTATATGCAGCACCATCATTCAGGGGATACATAGAGCAACAGCAGGAGCGATTTGGTCTGGCATGGCATGTCGACCGACCGAATCCGGATTCGATATCCTCTGCCATCTTGAATGCACTTGAAACAGATCCCCGTGAATTGGAGCGTCGTCATCAGCGACTGCTTGAGGAGTGTGTAGATGTTGCCAGAATGGCCTATGATGAGTTGCTTTATGCTGCTGGCGCTTGGGGAAGCGGTACAGATTCTACGGCCCGGAAGGGTTAG
- a CDS encoding type II secretion system F family protein, with product MATTKDQMQTFLWEGKDKRGKKLKGERLGRNELLVKAELRQQGIIPGRIRKKPKALFGSSGRRITPKDMAVFTRQLATMIHSGIPLVQAFAIIGQAAENPRMKKLISDIRVDVEGGTTLAEALAKHPLYFDELYVNLVEAGESAGVLDQVLHSIASYKERMESIKGKIKKAMFYPAAVLAVAIGVTALLLIVIIPQFEDMFVGFGADLPAFTRMVLDLSDFMQRRGWLVLLGTIVAIVGVIQLKKRNKKFAHALDRLSLRLPILGGVLEKSALARFASTLSTTFAAGVPLVDALRTVAGATGNVVFEEAVYQIREDVATGHPLQLAMQQTGLFPPMMVQMTAIGEEAGSLDAMLEKVAAFYEEEVNNTVDALSSLIEPIIIVIIGVLVGSLVVAMYLPIFQMAAVI from the coding sequence ATGGCTACAACCAAGGACCAGATGCAGACCTTCCTGTGGGAAGGCAAGGACAAACGCGGCAAGAAACTCAAGGGGGAGCGGCTTGGCCGCAACGAGCTGCTGGTAAAGGCCGAACTGCGCCAGCAGGGCATCATTCCCGGCCGCATCCGCAAGAAACCCAAGGCGCTGTTCGGCAGTTCTGGGCGCCGCATCACGCCCAAAGACATGGCGGTCTTCACGCGCCAGCTCGCCACCATGATCCACTCCGGCATTCCGCTGGTACAGGCGTTTGCCATCATCGGCCAGGCGGCGGAGAACCCGCGGATGAAGAAGCTGATCTCCGACATCCGTGTGGATGTCGAGGGCGGCACGACCCTGGCCGAGGCGCTGGCCAAGCACCCGCTGTATTTCGACGAACTCTACGTCAACCTGGTCGAAGCCGGCGAAAGTGCCGGTGTGCTCGACCAGGTGCTGCACTCCATCGCCAGCTACAAGGAGCGGATGGAATCGATCAAGGGCAAGATCAAGAAGGCCATGTTCTACCCGGCCGCCGTGCTGGCCGTGGCCATCGGCGTGACCGCGCTGCTGCTGATTGTCATCATCCCGCAGTTCGAGGACATGTTCGTCGGCTTCGGCGCCGATCTGCCGGCTTTTACGCGCATGGTCCTCGATCTTTCGGACTTCATGCAGCGGCGTGGCTGGCTGGTTTTGCTCGGCACTATTGTCGCCATTGTCGGCGTTATACAGCTGAAAAAGCGCAACAAGAAGTTTGCCCACGCCCTCGACCGCCTGTCGCTGCGCCTGCCCATACTTGGCGGGGTGCTTGAGAAGTCGGCGCTGGCCCGATTTGCCAGTACCCTGTCCACGACCTTCGCCGCCGGTGTCCCCTTGGTCGACGCACTGCGCACGGTGGCTGGCGCCACCGGCAACGTCGTGTTCGAGGAGGCCGTCTACCAGATCCGCGAGGACGTGGCCACCGGACATCCCCTGCAGTTGGCCATGCAGCAAACCGGGCTGTTTCCGCCAATGATGGTGCAGATGACCGCCATCGGCGAGGAAGCCGGTTCACTCGATGCCATGCTGGAGAAGGTCGCCGCCTTCTACGAGGAAGAGGTCAACAACACCGTGGACGCGCTGTCCAGCCTGATCGAGCCCATCATCATCGTGATCATTGGCGTACTGGTCGGCAGCCTGGTGGTCGCCATGTACCTGCCCATCTTCCAGATGGCTGCGGTTATCTAA
- the pilB gene encoding type IV-A pilus assembly ATPase PilB, with translation MPAQPASAMRLPLLARKMVEAGLFDENKAQEAVETAGKKGRTFTSHIVREKLVDAMAYAHLASEDFGMPLIDLTAVDLKNAPTDAVKEELLRKHLIVPILKRGRRLFVAVADPGNKAGLDEITFTTGLQVEAVLAPYSAIEPALDRATAGSASAFNELTEEEDNLENLEFDQGEEQQDQQQDAAGSDDAPVVRFVNKVLVDAIRKGASDIHFEPYEEEYRVRFRVDGVLVTQVRPPKRMSPRLSARLKVMANLDIAERRIPQDGRIKLNISKGQAYDFRVSTCPTLWGEKIVLRILDSSGAYLGPEKLGFEPKQQEDYLAAINKPYGMVLVTGPTGSGKTVTLYTALGILNDEGRNISTVEDPVEIRMKGINQVQQNTKQGLTFAAALRSFLRQDPDIIMVGEIRDLETAEIAIKAAQTGHLVLSTLHTNDAPASIARLTNMGVPSYNIVSTVHLVLAQRLGRTLHTCKKREEVPDDALLRVGFTEDEVAEGIQIYEANGCDQCTAGYKGRTGVFQVMPITEDMERVILEGGSALDLEKQAAREGIVDLRRAALNKVKAGRISLAEMNRVTKD, from the coding sequence ATGCCCGCCCAACCCGCCAGCGCCATGCGCCTACCTCTGCTGGCCCGCAAGATGGTCGAGGCCGGCCTGTTTGACGAGAACAAGGCGCAGGAAGCCGTCGAGACGGCTGGCAAGAAGGGGCGCACCTTCACCAGTCACATCGTGCGCGAGAAGCTGGTCGATGCCATGGCCTATGCCCACCTGGCCTCCGAGGATTTCGGCATGCCGCTGATCGACCTGACCGCGGTGGATCTGAAGAACGCCCCCACCGATGCGGTCAAGGAAGAGTTGCTGCGCAAGCACTTGATCGTGCCCATTCTCAAGCGCGGTCGGCGCCTGTTCGTGGCAGTGGCCGACCCCGGCAACAAGGCCGGACTCGACGAGATCACCTTTACCACCGGCTTGCAGGTCGAGGCCGTGCTGGCCCCCTACTCGGCGATCGAACCGGCCCTGGACCGGGCCACCGCCGGTTCGGCTTCGGCCTTCAACGAGCTGACCGAGGAAGAGGACAATCTCGAAAACCTGGAATTCGACCAGGGTGAGGAGCAGCAGGATCAGCAGCAGGATGCCGCCGGCTCGGATGACGCCCCGGTGGTGCGCTTTGTCAACAAGGTGCTGGTCGATGCCATCCGCAAGGGCGCCTCGGACATCCACTTCGAGCCCTACGAAGAGGAGTATCGCGTCCGCTTTCGCGTGGACGGCGTACTGGTGACCCAGGTGCGCCCGCCCAAGCGCATGTCGCCGCGACTGTCGGCGCGTCTTAAGGTCATGGCCAATCTGGATATCGCCGAGCGCCGCATTCCGCAGGATGGCCGCATCAAGCTCAATATTTCCAAGGGCCAGGCCTACGATTTTCGTGTCTCGACCTGCCCGACACTGTGGGGCGAGAAGATCGTGCTGCGTATTCTCGATTCCTCCGGCGCCTATCTCGGCCCCGAGAAACTGGGCTTTGAGCCCAAGCAGCAGGAAGACTACCTTGCCGCCATCAACAAGCCCTACGGCATGGTGCTGGTCACCGGCCCGACCGGTTCCGGTAAGACGGTCACGCTCTACACCGCCCTGGGTATACTCAACGACGAGGGCCGGAATATTTCCACCGTCGAGGATCCGGTGGAAATTCGCATGAAGGGCATCAATCAGGTCCAGCAGAACACCAAGCAGGGCCTCACCTTTGCCGCCGCGCTGCGCTCGTTTCTGCGCCAGGATCCCGACATCATCATGGTCGGCGAGATCCGTGACCTGGAAACGGCCGAAATCGCCATCAAGGCCGCCCAGACCGGTCACCTGGTGCTCTCGACGCTGCACACCAACGACGCCCCGGCCTCGATTGCCCGACTGACCAACATGGGTGTGCCGTCCTACAATATTGTTTCCACCGTCCACCTGGTGCTGGCCCAGCGCCTGGGCCGTACCCTGCATACCTGCAAAAAGCGCGAGGAAGTGCCCGACGACGCCCTGCTGCGCGTCGGCTTTACCGAGGACGAAGTGGCCGAGGGTATCCAGATCTACGAGGCCAATGGCTGCGACCAGTGCACGGCCGGCTACAAGGGCCGGACGGGTGTGTTCCAGGTCATGCCCATCACCGAGGACATGGAACGGGTGATTCTGGAAGGCGGCTCGGCGCTGGACCTGGAAAAGCAGGCGGCCCGCGAGGGCATCGTCGATCTGCGCCGCGCGGCGCTCAACAAGGTCAAGGCCGGACGCATCAGCCTGGCCGAGATGAACCGCGTAACCAAGGATTGA
- a CDS encoding DEAD/DEAH box helicase, with amino-acid sequence MKLFGAEHELDVWFERELGSPTAIQREAWPLLRQRRNALLIAATGQGKSLAAWRPVVERLADQSDEERAVRALHIAPLKALARDMTHNLAPMLAAAGRVSGRPLTMGLRCGDTPQFERLRQRKQPPDLLSTTPESLFVLLGSHGGRALLRSVEAVVVDEIHALADTKRGAHLALSLARLDRLVARPVQRIGLSATARPATALAELLGGQWPCEVINPQPPGAVALKLELPETPLGAWPGTVHWQQIHDRIVSLALGDRSLLVFCQTRAQVERTSAAIDERLVEHGQPGQVGAHHGSLDTSHRETIESRFRQGALRVMVSSASLELGLDLGHVDRVCQIGAPGSVNLVRQRAGRSGHRPGKRPCMHLFPLTRNQLIEATALAGCLDAGTIDHTTIPRGASDVLAQHLVAMLAAERLDVPAILQTVQTARPFGEVSRQTVEDLLAALAASPEDMPLQQFKPLVEPDGSGGWRVAPRAGRLALANAGTIPEFFEYDVVRADSGETVGRLDEEFAFESSPGQVLQLGRRAWKILRVSTGEVLVDPADDEPAELPFWFGEGPGRTREVAAAVLGVYDGERAASLHPQAMEMLAESRSVLGCLPGPNRLIIEQVTDPGGDRHVVLHTLAGARINRAWGLALRKRFCRQFNFELQAAATDDGILISLGVTSRFELAEVVSFVRSHNVADVLTQALLDTPLFLTRFRWCANNALVLLKTGPAGRIPAQRQRSQAENLIACVFPDQLACLENLSGPRQVPDHPLVRQALNDCLNDYMDLPGLIDLLERIEQGRLQVHAVETSQPSPLAEAMIHAPPHSFLDEAAAEERRTRNFEQPATTSHPRLPRAMPGSGGAARSMAGEPSPPDNAVAIAGVAGIRPSADALDDLLHAAGFLTQREGETGIGLGAPRPAGGWTGWFAQLLRERRALSLCSDDERPRIWISAAWLDWFLLLDPTRQATPPAGSVPREPPPATAEDARQWLIEARRRIDGDHAAQTVARLFPQN; translated from the coding sequence ATGAAGCTGTTTGGCGCCGAACATGAACTGGATGTCTGGTTCGAGCGCGAACTGGGCTCCCCGACCGCCATTCAGCGCGAAGCCTGGCCGCTGCTGCGCCAACGCCGCAATGCCCTGCTGATTGCCGCCACTGGACAGGGCAAGTCGCTGGCGGCCTGGCGACCGGTGGTCGAACGCCTGGCCGATCAATCCGACGAAGAGCGCGCCGTGCGTGCCCTGCACATCGCTCCGCTCAAGGCCCTGGCCCGCGACATGACTCATAATCTGGCGCCCATGCTGGCCGCGGCCGGCCGGGTGAGCGGGCGGCCGCTGACCATGGGCCTGCGTTGTGGCGATACCCCGCAGTTTGAGCGTCTTCGCCAGCGAAAGCAGCCCCCCGACCTGCTGTCGACCACGCCGGAATCCCTGTTCGTTCTGCTGGGCAGCCACGGCGGGCGGGCCCTGTTGCGATCCGTCGAAGCCGTGGTCGTTGATGAAATCCATGCCCTGGCCGATACCAAGCGCGGCGCACACCTGGCCCTGTCACTGGCGCGACTCGACAGGCTGGTCGCCAGGCCGGTGCAGCGCATCGGCCTGTCGGCCACCGCGAGACCGGCGACAGCGCTGGCCGAGTTGCTGGGCGGGCAGTGGCCCTGCGAGGTCATCAATCCGCAGCCACCGGGCGCCGTGGCGCTGAAGCTGGAATTGCCGGAAACGCCCTTGGGTGCCTGGCCGGGAACAGTGCACTGGCAGCAGATCCACGACCGCATCGTTTCGCTGGCACTGGGCGATCGCTCGCTGCTGGTGTTCTGCCAGACCCGCGCCCAGGTCGAACGTACATCCGCCGCGATTGACGAGCGTCTCGTCGAGCATGGCCAGCCGGGCCAGGTCGGCGCGCATCACGGCAGCCTGGATACCAGCCACCGCGAAACAATTGAAAGCCGCTTCAGGCAGGGGGCGCTGCGGGTCATGGTCAGCAGTGCCTCACTGGAGCTGGGGCTGGATCTGGGGCATGTCGACCGGGTCTGCCAGATCGGCGCGCCCGGCTCGGTGAATCTGGTCCGGCAGCGTGCCGGGCGCAGTGGACACCGTCCCGGCAAGCGGCCTTGCATGCACCTGTTCCCGCTGACCCGTAATCAACTCATCGAGGCCACCGCCCTGGCCGGCTGTCTTGATGCCGGAACCATCGACCATACGACCATTCCACGCGGGGCAAGCGACGTGCTGGCCCAGCACCTGGTGGCCATGCTGGCGGCCGAGAGGCTGGACGTCCCTGCCATCCTGCAGACAGTGCAAACCGCCCGCCCTTTCGGCGAAGTATCGCGGCAGACGGTGGAAGATTTGCTCGCGGCACTTGCGGCCAGTCCCGAAGACATGCCCCTGCAGCAGTTCAAGCCCCTGGTGGAGCCCGATGGATCCGGTGGCTGGCGGGTGGCGCCGCGCGCCGGACGGCTGGCACTGGCCAATGCCGGCACCATTCCCGAGTTCTTCGAGTACGACGTGGTGCGGGCCGACAGCGGCGAGACGGTGGGACGGCTGGACGAGGAGTTTGCTTTCGAATCCTCCCCGGGGCAGGTCCTGCAATTGGGAAGGCGGGCCTGGAAAATACTGCGTGTGAGCACCGGTGAGGTACTGGTCGATCCGGCCGATGACGAACCGGCCGAGCTGCCGTTCTGGTTCGGCGAAGGACCGGGACGAACCCGGGAAGTCGCCGCCGCGGTGCTGGGCGTGTACGACGGCGAGCGGGCGGCGTCCTTGCACCCCCAGGCCATGGAGATGCTGGCCGAATCCCGATCTGTATTGGGTTGCCTGCCCGGCCCGAACCGGCTGATCATCGAGCAGGTCACCGACCCGGGCGGCGATCGGCACGTGGTGCTGCATACCCTGGCCGGAGCCCGCATCAATCGGGCCTGGGGGCTGGCGCTGCGCAAGCGTTTCTGCCGCCAGTTCAACTTTGAACTGCAGGCGGCCGCCACCGACGACGGTATCCTGATATCGCTGGGTGTGACCAGCCGCTTCGAACTGGCCGAGGTGGTCTCGTTCGTGCGCTCTCACAACGTGGCCGATGTGCTCACCCAGGCCCTGCTCGACACCCCCCTGTTTCTCACCCGGTTTCGCTGGTGTGCCAACAATGCCCTGGTGCTGCTCAAGACCGGTCCGGCCGGCCGCATTCCCGCCCAGCGCCAGCGCAGCCAGGCCGAGAACCTGATTGCCTGCGTCTTTCCCGATCAGCTGGCCTGCCTGGAAAACCTCAGCGGGCCCAGACAGGTGCCGGATCATCCGCTGGTCAGACAGGCCCTGAACGACTGTCTCAACGACTACATGGATCTGCCCGGGCTGATCGACCTGCTCGAGCGCATCGAACAGGGCCGGCTGCAGGTGCATGCCGTCGAAACCTCGCAACCCTCGCCCCTGGCCGAGGCCATGATTCACGCTCCGCCCCACAGCTTTCTAGACGAAGCCGCGGCCGAGGAGCGCCGAACCCGGAATTTCGAGCAGCCGGCCACCACAAGCCATCCCCGGCTGCCCCGCGCCATGCCGGGTTCCGGTGGTGCGGCCCGGTCCATGGCCGGCGAACCGTCGCCGCCGGACAATGCTGTCGCCATTGCCGGCGTGGCCGGCATCCGTCCCAGCGCCGATGCGCTGGATGATCTGCTCCATGCAGCCGGCTTTCTGACCCAGCGGGAGGGTGAGACCGGCATCGGTCTGGGTGCGCCCCGGCCGGCCGGCGGCTGGACCGGGTGGTTTGCGCAACTGCTGCGCGAGCGGCGGGCCCTGTCACTGTGCAGCGATGATGAACGCCCCCGGATCTGGATCAGTGCCGCATGGCTGGACTGGTTCCTGCTGCTGGACCCGACCCGGCAAGCGACACCGCCCGCCGGGTCAGTACCGCGCGAACCTCCTCCCGCGACAGCCGAAGATGCTCGACAATGGCTGATCGAGGCCCGGCGCCGAATCGACGGTGACCATGCCGCACAAACCGTCGCGCGCCTGTTTCCGCAGAATTAA
- a CDS encoding pilin, whose product MANHQRHSGFTLIELMIVVAILAILASIAMAAYQNYTIRAQVNAGLSDIAGGKTAFESLVVANSLTTFDVTDIGLQTSTTRCSEITMEPGADGFIRCELAGHPRIAGVELTIDRDDETDLWRCTIPIDDQYRPDGCDQN is encoded by the coding sequence ATGGCAAATCATCAACGTCACTCCGGCTTCACCCTGATCGAACTAATGATCGTGGTTGCCATCCTGGCCATCCTTGCCTCGATTGCAATGGCTGCCTACCAGAACTACACGATTCGCGCCCAGGTCAATGCCGGTCTCTCGGACATTGCCGGCGGCAAGACAGCATTTGAATCGCTGGTGGTCGCCAACAGCCTTACTACCTTCGATGTGACCGACATCGGCCTGCAGACTTCAACCACGCGCTGTAGCGAGATTACAATGGAGCCCGGTGCCGATGGATTCATCCGCTGTGAACTTGCAGGTCATCCCAGGATCGCTGGTGTCGAACTTACCATCGACCGAGACGATGAAACCGATCTCTGGAGGTGCACGATTCCGATAGATGACCAATACCGGCCCGACGGTTGCGATCAGAATTGA
- a CDS encoding UrcA family protein, producing the protein MTRFILLTGTIMSMILMSLLASDQSSLIESAHADEEASVDRITVFAPRITRERSRRGSMAHVEKMERTAVVDFSDLDLSRTADLFELEDRIHEAASTICEELAESYPQGQPATPVCIRRAVDDAMADARLLARSPQ; encoded by the coding sequence ATGACCAGATTTATCTTGTTGACGGGAACAATCATGTCCATGATTCTCATGAGCCTTCTTGCGTCGGACCAGTCGTCTTTGATTGAGTCCGCACATGCCGACGAGGAAGCAAGTGTTGATCGAATTACCGTGTTTGCTCCACGCATCACACGGGAACGATCACGCAGGGGCAGTATGGCCCATGTGGAAAAAATGGAGCGGACTGCCGTCGTGGACTTCAGCGATCTGGACCTGAGCCGAACAGCCGACTTGTTTGAGCTCGAAGACCGCATTCATGAAGCCGCCTCCACGATCTGCGAGGAATTGGCAGAGTCCTATCCGCAAGGTCAGCCGGCCACCCCGGTATGCATTCGGCGCGCCGTGGACGATGCGATGGCCGATGCAAGACTGCTGGCACGCTCCCCGCAGTAG
- a CDS encoding sulfotransferase produces MPDDCFGKNLVFVVSGGRTGTQFFGDQLGSAIEDCFSVHDPDILSVFRERVMSRIRTFGFRHMVIDRLLQRSGLRVIGQRLITGQIDEREALQRLHQMRDHYYNSIPQSLIAESNSQWLYVVDQLARLWPHARVVVVIRDPRSWIRSWMNKGYHQRPYDPVKLIPPGRLRPADVGDEQWVSQWKRFDTFGRLAWEWRFVYGRLYRHMQTNPNCRFFRFEDVFNREDTSAMFDLVQFSASHDAKNYPFRIPSGFSGRVQNASAGNSPEWRDWDSAQARLVHQLCGGLMRRFQYGLEDEWKQKLD; encoded by the coding sequence ATGCCTGATGACTGTTTTGGCAAGAATCTGGTCTTCGTTGTGTCCGGTGGACGTACCGGGACGCAGTTTTTTGGAGATCAGCTTGGTTCTGCTATAGAAGATTGTTTCTCGGTACATGACCCCGATATCCTATCCGTTTTCCGCGAAAGGGTAATGAGTCGAATACGAACCTTTGGTTTTCGCCACATGGTAATAGACCGGTTACTACAGAGAAGCGGGCTTCGGGTCATTGGTCAGAGGTTGATTACCGGACAAATCGACGAGCGAGAGGCTCTTCAACGTTTGCATCAGATGCGAGATCATTACTACAACAGCATTCCTCAATCTCTGATTGCCGAGAGCAATTCACAATGGCTTTATGTCGTTGACCAGTTGGCACGCTTGTGGCCTCATGCGAGGGTTGTCGTTGTTATCCGGGACCCCAGATCGTGGATTCGTTCATGGATGAACAAGGGGTATCACCAAAGGCCATACGATCCGGTTAAATTGATACCTCCCGGGCGCCTCAGGCCTGCCGACGTTGGAGACGAACAGTGGGTGTCTCAATGGAAACGATTTGACACCTTCGGCCGCCTGGCGTGGGAGTGGCGGTTTGTCTACGGAAGGCTTTATCGACACATGCAGACTAACCCTAATTGCCGATTTTTTCGATTCGAGGACGTTTTCAATAGGGAAGATACGAGTGCCATGTTTGATTTGGTTCAGTTTTCAGCCAGCCACGACGCTAAGAACTATCCATTTAGGATACCTTCAGGCTTCTCAGGCAGGGTGCAGAATGCCAGTGCAGGGAATTCACCCGAATGGCGCGACTGGGATAGCGCTCAGGCCAGGCTTGTTCACCAACTCTGCGGTGGGCTCATGAGACGGTTTCAATATGGCTTGGAAGATGAGTGGAAACAAAAGCTTGATTGA
- a CDS encoding prepilin peptidase, with the protein MIEVIQALHPAVLVAAVFVFGLLIGSFLNVVILRYPRRLLHDWQCQCRELLELEPPTDQPPPDLVKSRSHCPSCRNTIAWYDNIPVISWIVLGRKCRHCGTSIAFRYPLVELATAILSAVVIWHFGASTEGLAALVLTWTLIAATGIDIDHQLLPDQVTLPLLWLGLALNLWLGLFATLEDAVIGAIAGYGSLWLVYHGFRLATGKEGMGYGDFKLLGALGAWLGWQALPMIILGASLVGAIVGLVLMVAMRRGREIPIAFGPYLAAAGWIAMIWGDRILDFWLVY; encoded by the coding sequence ATGATCGAAGTTATCCAGGCATTGCACCCGGCGGTCCTTGTGGCCGCCGTTTTCGTTTTCGGGTTGTTGATCGGCAGCTTTCTCAATGTGGTCATCCTGCGCTATCCGCGCCGGCTGCTGCATGACTGGCAATGCCAGTGCCGTGAGCTGCTCGAACTGGAGCCGCCAACCGACCAGCCGCCGCCCGACCTGGTGAAATCGCGTTCGCATTGCCCATCGTGCCGGAACACGATTGCCTGGTACGACAATATCCCGGTAATCAGCTGGATCGTGCTGGGTCGCAAATGCCGGCATTGCGGTACGAGCATCGCCTTTCGCTATCCGCTGGTGGAACTGGCCACGGCCATTCTCTCCGCGGTGGTCATCTGGCATTTCGGGGCCAGTACCGAAGGCCTGGCCGCGCTGGTGCTGACCTGGACCCTGATTGCGGCAACCGGCATCGATATCGATCATCAGCTCCTGCCCGATCAGGTCACCCTGCCCCTGCTCTGGCTGGGCCTGGCCCTGAACCTGTGGCTGGGGCTGTTTGCCACGCTGGAGGATGCCGTTATCGGCGCGATTGCCGGCTATGGCTCGCTGTGGCTGGTCTATCACGGTTTCCGACTGGCCACTGGCAAGGAGGGGATGGGCTACGGCGACTTCAAGCTGCTCGGCGCACTGGGCGCCTGGCTGGGCTGGCAGGCGCTGCCCATGATCATCCTGGGCGCCTCGCTGGTCGGTGCCATTGTTGGCCTGGTCCTGATGGTCGCCATGCGTCGGGGTCGCGAGATCCCCATCGCTTTCGGACCCTACCTGGCCGCGGCCGGGTGGATCGCGATGATCTGGGGTGACAGAATTCTTGATTTCTGGCTGGTGTATTGA
- a CDS encoding glycosyltransferase family 2 protein, which yields MNLSVIIPAKNEDSSIGNVVAGIREQYPKAEILVVDDGSTDDTAETARKAGADVLSHPRSLGNGAAVKAGARKATGDILVFLDGDGQHDPADIPRLLEKLEEGHDMVVGARATARSHANVGRLMANGVYNLVASMVTSHNIPDLTSGFRAARADKFRKFLYLLPNGFSYPTTITMAFMRSGHPVEFVDIEARKRQGKSHIRPIRDGIRFMVIIFKIATLYAPLKLFLPASALFFVAGAGYYAYTFTLYGRLTNMTLLLLSAAVIIFLIGLISEQITALNYKDSV from the coding sequence ATGAACCTGTCCGTCATCATCCCCGCCAAGAACGAGGATTCCAGCATCGGAAACGTCGTAGCCGGCATTCGAGAGCAATATCCCAAGGCCGAAATCCTCGTCGTGGATGACGGATCAACCGATGACACGGCCGAGACTGCTCGAAAGGCCGGCGCCGACGTGCTCAGCCACCCCCGTAGCCTGGGCAACGGCGCGGCGGTCAAGGCCGGCGCCCGAAAGGCCACAGGCGATATCCTGGTCTTCCTCGACGGCGACGGCCAGCACGACCCGGCCGACATCCCGCGCCTGCTGGAAAAACTGGAAGAGGGCCATGACATGGTAGTGGGAGCCCGCGCAACCGCCAGATCCCATGCCAACGTCGGCCGCCTGATGGCCAATGGCGTGTACAACCTGGTCGCCTCCATGGTCACCAGTCACAACATCCCGGATCTCACGTCGGGATTCCGCGCCGCCCGCGCCGACAAATTCCGGAAATTTCTCTATTTGCTGCCCAACGGATTTTCCTACCCGACGACCATCACCATGGCCTTCATGCGTTCTGGTCATCCGGTGGAATTTGTGGACATCGAAGCCCGCAAGCGACAGGGCAAGAGTCATATTCGCCCAATCCGTGACGGTATTCGCTTTATGGTCATCATTTTCAAAATTGCGACCTTGTACGCACCACTTAAACTGTTCTTGCCAGCAAGTGCCTTATTTTTTGTCGCCGGGGCTGGTTATTATGCCTACACGTTTACTCTTTATGGGCGTCTAACCAATATGACGCTTCTGCTCTTGAGTGCAGCCGTCATAATTTTTCTAATCGGTTTAATATCTGAACAGATTACAGCTCTTAACTACAAGGATTCGGTTTGA